One window of Deltaproteobacteria bacterium genomic DNA carries:
- a CDS encoding Hsp70 family protein: MNKIIGIDLGTTNTCTGYVSNKIPRVIPIEGGFNLMPSVVSLHKSGTIFVGQAAKEQMITNPERTIHGIKRLLGRQFNTKAVSELQKRVSYKIVAGENGEAAISVGNTIYSTVDIQTKILQQVKRYAEIHLGEEIPDVVIAVPAYYTDHQRVLVKNAGTAAGFNVRRIVNEPTAAALAYGFNRGFDQKILIYDLGGGTFDVSVLELTGNVFQVIATGGDTYLGGSDFDARIIDWIAESFRKQNKTDFIDEPAAIQRVRTAAERAKIELSLLMNTQIVLPALVERRGRPIDLELMLDRDTLNKITRDLVDRTLKVIDNVLTSRNIYKHDIDELILVGGQTRMPLVNEMITNHFGKSTRKGVNPDECVAIGAALLGDSLAKIDAVTLLDAISIPIGIANADGEMQIVINKHQQLPQKAEIEIATQNDNQSQLLVNVFQGEAGPVTKAEYLGSLTYNNIPAMPAGEIKIKLQFNLDTEGLLTINATHNKGDKSELLTLSTIEQQIVPQEINENEVAS, from the coding sequence ATGAACAAAATCATCGGCATAGATTTAGGGACAACCAACACGTGCACAGGGTACGTTTCTAATAAAATTCCGCGCGTTATTCCTATTGAGGGTGGTTTTAATCTTATGCCTTCAGTAGTGAGCTTGCACAAAAGCGGTACAATTTTTGTTGGTCAAGCTGCTAAAGAACAAATGATCACAAATCCTGAACGTACAATACATGGGATAAAACGACTTCTTGGAAGACAATTCAACACCAAAGCAGTTAGCGAGTTACAAAAAAGAGTCAGCTATAAAATCGTCGCTGGCGAGAATGGTGAAGCTGCAATAAGTGTCGGCAACACCATATACTCCACCGTAGATATTCAAACTAAAATTTTACAACAGGTCAAAAGGTACGCTGAAATCCATCTTGGTGAAGAAATTCCCGATGTAGTCATTGCTGTACCAGCGTATTACACTGACCATCAGCGGGTATTGGTAAAAAATGCAGGCACTGCTGCTGGTTTCAATGTTCGTCGCATTGTTAACGAACCAACTGCTGCAGCTTTGGCATATGGATTTAATCGCGGTTTTGATCAAAAGATTTTGATTTATGATTTAGGTGGCGGCACTTTCGATGTTAGTGTTCTTGAACTCACCGGTAATGTTTTTCAAGTAATCGCCACCGGCGGCGACACTTATCTTGGTGGCTCTGACTTTGATGCTCGCATAATTGACTGGATAGCAGAAAGTTTTCGTAAGCAGAATAAAACTGATTTCATTGATGAACCAGCTGCAATTCAGCGTGTACGTACTGCTGCTGAACGCGCTAAAATTGAGTTGAGTTTATTGATGAATACCCAGATAGTGCTGCCTGCCTTAGTCGAACGTCGTGGGCGACCTATTGATCTTGAACTCATGCTCGATCGTGACACTTTAAATAAAATTACTCGTGATCTAGTCGATCGCACCTTAAAAGTAATTGATAACGTCTTAACAAGTCGTAACATTTATAAGCATGATATTGATGAATTAATTCTTGTTGGCGGTCAAACTCGTATGCCCTTGGTTAATGAGATGATCACTAACCACTTTGGCAAATCTACTCGCAAAGGAGTTAATCCTGACGAATGTGTAGCAATTGGGGCGGCCCTTTTAGGCGATTCTCTAGCCAAAATTGATGCGGTTACTCTATTAGACGCTATAAGTATTCCTATTGGCATCGCCAACGCAGATGGCGAAATGCAAATCGTTATAAATAAACATCAGCAATTACCACAAAAAGCTGAAATAGAAATCGCCACCCAAAACGATAATCAATCACAATTGCTAGTTAACGTTTTTCAGGGCGAAGCTGGACCCGTAACCAAAGCAGAATATTTAGGCTCACTTACTTATAACAATATCCCAGCCATGCCTGCAGGTGAGATAAAAATTAAATTGCAATTCAACCTTGATACTGAAGGTTTATTAACTATTAATGCAACGCACAATAAAGGCGACAAATCTGAACTGCTTACATTGTCTACGATTGAACAACAAATAGTGCCGCAAGAAATTAATGAAAATGAAGTAGCTTC